One Proteinivorax tanatarense DNA segment encodes these proteins:
- a CDS encoding sensor histidine kinase, with product MSLVRQRAEELTNMKQMTQALRAQNHEFMNKLHTITGLIQLNEHQSALNYIEKITQARKAIVDALNQRIKVPAIAGLILAKHSKGAERKIDLIIDEEAHISKIPEGALEEDITSIIGNLIDNAMDALAKEDGGKIYLDMYQDNEQFAITVWDNGPGMNDDSLRNCFKKGFSTKGEDRGYGLYIVKTIVEYLNGHIEFKSQEGLCVKVSLPMKRKEV from the coding sequence ATGAGTTTAGTGCGTCAACGGGCTGAAGAGCTAACTAATATGAAACAAATGACCCAAGCACTTAGGGCACAAAACCATGAATTTATGAATAAATTGCACACCATAACTGGTTTAATCCAACTAAATGAACATCAGTCTGCGCTAAATTATATAGAAAAAATAACACAAGCCAGAAAAGCAATAGTAGACGCCCTCAACCAACGTATAAAGGTTCCTGCAATAGCAGGACTTATTTTAGCTAAACACTCAAAAGGAGCGGAGCGAAAAATAGATTTAATAATTGATGAAGAAGCCCATATCAGTAAAATTCCTGAAGGGGCATTAGAAGAAGATATAACTTCTATTATTGGTAATTTAATCGATAATGCTATGGATGCATTAGCAAAAGAAGACGGCGGTAAGATTTATCTGGATATGTACCAAGATAATGAACAATTCGCCATAACTGTTTGGGATAATGGCCCTGGAATGAATGATGACTCCTTAAGAAATTGTTTTAAAAAGGGATTTAGCACAAAAGGAGAAGATCGAGGTTATGGACTATATATAGTTAAAACTATCGTAGAATATCTAAACGGGCATATAGAGTTTAAAAGTCAGGAAGGCTTATGTGTAAAAGTAAGTTTACCAATGAAAAGAAAGGAAGTTTAA
- a CDS encoding ferritin family protein, with protein sequence MGKYSKKIIYKGELALELKDCLKHFIQLELKAAKFYEEIAKNNKGEIAQVAKKFQKEETSHAQKLKELLTTAELVMDSTINKEVLLMSQYGIDVNLFGKELKVDTRKQLFTFALQAEKDSILMYQELVSQVPKNSKPYRLFSDLIKEERGHMFFILKQLHELS encoded by the coding sequence ATGGGGAAGTATTCAAAGAAAATCATTTACAAAGGGGAGTTAGCTTTGGAGCTAAAAGATTGCTTAAAACACTTTATTCAATTGGAATTGAAGGCGGCAAAGTTTTATGAAGAAATTGCAAAGAATAACAAAGGGGAGATAGCACAAGTTGCAAAAAAATTTCAAAAAGAAGAAACTTCCCATGCCCAAAAATTAAAGGAGTTATTGACTACCGCAGAACTTGTTATGGATTCAACCATTAATAAAGAGGTTTTATTAATGTCCCAATATGGAATAGACGTTAACCTATTTGGAAAAGAACTTAAGGTAGATACAAGGAAACAACTTTTTACATTTGCGTTACAAGCTGAAAAAGACTCTATACTAATGTATCAAGAATTAGTTAGTCAAGTCCCTAAGAATTCTAAGCCATACCGTTTGTTTAGTGATTTAATAAAGGAAGAGAGAGGACATATGTTTTTTATATTAAAACAACTTCATGAATTAAGTTAA
- a CDS encoding flavocytochrome c, with protein MTKTKIVIITLILLLIPISLAYWFLFEPVTEVDVVVIGAGAGGMSAALEAEKQGASVVLLEKMPYVGGNTVRATAGMNAVLTPQQKDRDIKDGKEIFLNDILESGHGLNSVEMIEVLIDHSADAINWLSDLGADLSDVGILAGHTKPRTHRPSGGQPIGNEVVKTLSSAIKKSNVDLKLEHKAIEIILDREGKAKEVKAIDKTGRVYTIRCKSVVIATGGFGGSSELFVYYNQNLKGYHTTNSPSATGDFIELAAQIDAQLTDMEYIQTHPTVSPRYGMLITEAIRGNGGILVNNQGVRFADEMKNRDYLSEVLLAQPDREVYLIFNENIRQTLAASDDYIDMNIILTSDTIEGLANKIRVDPSALSNTLDRYNSFIQRNNDKDFNRQSLNTPLSEGPFYAIQVIPGVHYCMGGVMINPQAQVIGDNDSPIPGLFAAGEATGGIHGLNRLGGNSLLDAIVYGRIAGENAATLQK; from the coding sequence ATGACTAAAACCAAAATTGTTATAATTACTTTAATATTACTTTTAATACCCATTTCTTTAGCGTACTGGTTTTTATTTGAACCAGTTACTGAAGTTGATGTAGTAGTTATAGGTGCAGGGGCTGGTGGTATGAGTGCCGCCCTAGAAGCTGAAAAACAAGGAGCTTCAGTAGTTTTATTAGAAAAAATGCCTTATGTGGGTGGCAATACTGTTCGTGCAACAGCAGGAATGAATGCAGTACTTACTCCACAGCAAAAAGATAGAGATATTAAAGATGGCAAGGAGATTTTTTTAAATGATATTTTGGAATCAGGGCATGGGTTAAATTCTGTTGAAATGATAGAGGTTTTAATCGACCACAGTGCTGATGCCATAAATTGGCTTAGTGACCTAGGAGCAGATTTGAGTGATGTTGGCATTTTAGCAGGTCATACCAAGCCAAGAACTCACAGACCCTCAGGTGGGCAGCCTATAGGTAATGAGGTAGTAAAAACACTTAGTAGTGCCATAAAAAAATCAAATGTAGATTTAAAACTGGAACATAAAGCAATAGAAATTATATTAGATAGAGAAGGTAAAGCAAAGGAAGTAAAGGCTATAGACAAAACAGGAAGAGTTTATACAATAAGATGTAAAAGTGTTGTAATAGCAACAGGAGGATTCGGGGGTAGTAGTGAACTTTTTGTTTATTATAACCAAAACTTAAAAGGGTATCATACCACTAATAGCCCTAGCGCTACCGGTGATTTCATTGAGTTAGCTGCTCAAATAGATGCACAGCTTACTGACATGGAGTATATACAAACTCATCCTACTGTCTCACCTAGGTACGGCATGTTAATCACGGAAGCTATACGTGGTAATGGTGGTATATTAGTAAATAATCAAGGAGTTAGATTTGCAGATGAAATGAAAAACAGAGACTATCTTAGTGAAGTTCTCCTAGCACAACCTGACCGCGAAGTATACTTAATATTTAATGAAAATATCCGCCAAACTCTCGCTGCCAGCGACGACTATATAGACATGAACATAATACTAACCTCTGATACCATTGAAGGGCTGGCAAATAAAATAAGAGTAGACCCATCCGCTCTTTCTAACACGCTAGACCGATATAACAGCTTTATCCAAAGAAATAATGATAAAGATTTCAATAGACAATCTTTAAATACCCCTTTATCAGAAGGCCCTTTTTACGCTATACAGGTCATACCAGGAGTCCATTATTGTATGGGAGGGGTGATGATTAACCCACAGGCACAAGTTATAGGAGATAATGACTCCCCAATTCCAGGCCTGTTTGCTGCTGGAGAGGCGACTGGAGGTATCCATGGTTTAAATAGATTGGGGGGAAATTCCTTGTTAGATGCTATTGTCTATGGCAGAATAGCAGGTGAAAATGCTGCAACTTTACAGAAATAA
- a CDS encoding HEAT repeat domain-containing protein produces MSSTVLLITYITIIILSIANVIILFFTLFKFFNDKLKYNRYVKAYQEMEPSVLAYVQKRRNLSRKLKGKIKDSYYKKIVLDILLDYSQENNKDISHVFEELDYHTYLINKGEKKLTFSIIKKLGITRSFYAYSILTTGTQDKNFEKCYACYYAISQLNLNQEQKEKVLNSLVYSNIQRDRITEIVENLKFTTEQLVALLEEQTTELGKVVLIRSLKSSSNIKGYVKNFRIGNYLYDESMEVRIATINTLAFIGDPVFLPSLRRLYFKDKAWQVRAAIAKVMHRFSHSEAIGISTDMVNDKWWWVKFNAIEGLSRMGVEGVEALVDVSLTSSDKQSANLAYYILNANNAVYKTVKGYSVSDDE; encoded by the coding sequence ATGTCTTCAACAGTACTATTGATTACTTATATAACCATAATTATTTTAAGCATAGCCAATGTAATTATTTTATTTTTTACACTTTTTAAGTTTTTTAATGATAAGTTGAAATATAATCGCTATGTTAAGGCTTATCAGGAAATGGAGCCCTCGGTTTTAGCATATGTTCAGAAGAGAAGGAATTTATCTAGAAAATTAAAAGGAAAAATCAAAGATAGTTATTATAAAAAAATTGTGTTGGACATCCTCTTAGATTATAGTCAAGAGAATAATAAAGATATATCCCATGTTTTTGAGGAGTTGGATTATCATACTTACCTTATAAATAAAGGTGAAAAAAAACTTACTTTTTCAATCATAAAAAAACTTGGCATTACAAGGAGTTTTTATGCTTATTCTATTTTAACTACAGGCACACAAGATAAAAATTTTGAAAAATGCTATGCATGTTATTATGCTATTTCACAACTAAACTTAAATCAAGAACAAAAAGAAAAGGTTTTAAATTCTTTGGTCTACTCGAATATACAAAGGGATAGAATTACAGAAATTGTAGAGAATTTAAAATTTACAACTGAACAGCTGGTAGCATTATTAGAAGAGCAGACAACTGAGCTAGGTAAGGTAGTCCTAATTCGAAGCTTGAAAAGTTCATCGAACATAAAAGGATATGTTAAAAACTTTAGGATAGGTAACTATCTTTATGATGAATCTATGGAAGTTAGGATAGCGACAATAAACACTTTAGCCTTTATAGGAGACCCAGTTTTTTTGCCTTCCTTGAGGAGGCTGTATTTTAAAGACAAAGCTTGGCAGGTAAGGGCTGCTATTGCTAAGGTAATGCATAGATTTTCGCATAGTGAAGCTATTGGTATTTCAACAGACATGGTAAATGACAAATGGTGGTGGGTAAAATTTAATGCAATTGAGGGATTATCAAGGATGGGTGTTGAAGGGGTGGAGGCGTTAGTAGATGTTTCCCTAACAAGTTCTGACAAGCAAAGTGCTAACTTAGCATACTATATTCTAAACGCCAATAATGCAGTTTATAAAACTGTGAAAGGTTATTCGGTGAGTGACGATGAATGA
- a CDS encoding response regulator, with translation MKILIVEDDPMVRNINMGFVKKINSSYEVYETSNVESAKEVVANNNLDIILLDIYLGDVNGPTLLKWVRENDFNVDVILITADNSAETIEMVLRLGAIDYIIKPFNFDRFKQALTNAIGRRQKLKSGQKITQDTLDLWVQKTDNKEMVQEKGINISTYQSIKKFIKHQDRPMTAQQISNATELARVTVRRYLEHMAEKNLVKEEFNYGKVGRPQKTYLWIGED, from the coding sequence TTGAAGATTTTGATTGTTGAAGATGATCCAATGGTGAGAAACATCAATATGGGTTTTGTAAAAAAAATAAATTCTAGTTATGAAGTATATGAAACAAGTAATGTTGAAAGTGCAAAAGAAGTAGTTGCAAATAACAATTTAGATATAATCTTATTAGATATATATTTGGGAGATGTCAATGGCCCCACATTGCTAAAATGGGTTAGAGAAAATGATTTTAATGTTGATGTAATTTTAATAACAGCAGACAATAGCGCCGAAACTATAGAAATGGTGTTACGCTTAGGGGCTATTGATTATATCATTAAGCCTTTTAATTTTGATAGATTTAAACAAGCGTTAACTAATGCTATTGGTCGACGACAAAAATTAAAAAGTGGCCAAAAGATAACTCAAGATACCCTTGATCTATGGGTCCAAAAAACTGATAACAAGGAAATGGTTCAAGAAAAAGGGATAAATATTTCCACATACCAATCCATTAAAAAGTTTATAAAACATCAAGATAGGCCCATGACCGCTCAACAAATAAGTAATGCCACCGAACTAGCTAGAGTTACTGTTAGACGTTATTTAGAACACATGGCAGAAAAAAATCTCGTAAAAGAAGAATTCAACTATGGTAAAGTAGGTAGACCACAAAAAACTTACTTGTGGATTGGAGAAGATTAA
- a CDS encoding glycosyltransferase family 2 protein: protein MNEIIKNIIYYYSLGMFLYFLIVNLLYIIVIVISLDRLKKTVKINSGDITAVSDYTKPISILVPAYNEQATIVNSIQSLLALDYPQFEIIVVNDGSKDSTLHEVISYYNLRRIDVELNNQVPSERIRGVYSSFDRPNLVVVDKENGGKADALNAGINVSRFPLFCAIDADSFIERKALIKVAKPFLKYPETIASGGIVRIANGCNIENGRLIKASLPKKMVERFQVIEYFRAFLTSRVGWESLNSLLIISGAFGLFRKSAVIKVGGYKKTIGEDMELILRLHKAYIKEKIPYKISFASDAVCWTQAPDNLKGLKSQRIRWHRGLIDSMLRHKEMLLNPRYGKVGMLSMSYFCFVEMLGPVIEILGYIVLGMAIYYGILSNVVIYIFLMAFLFGVLFSYSGILLEQLSYKRYRSIVDICSLFFYSLFEQVGYRQITVWWRFSAFLNFKEGSKQWGSIQRKSFTKGS, encoded by the coding sequence ATGAATGAAATAATAAAAAACATTATCTACTATTATAGCTTGGGAATGTTTCTTTATTTTTTGATAGTAAACTTATTATATATAATAGTTATAGTAATATCCTTAGATCGATTAAAAAAGACTGTAAAAATTAACAGTGGTGATATAACTGCCGTTAGTGATTACACAAAACCAATTTCCATATTAGTTCCCGCATATAATGAACAAGCAACCATAGTTAATAGTATTCAATCTCTCTTAGCACTTGATTATCCTCAGTTTGAGATCATTGTGGTAAACGATGGATCTAAAGATAGTACATTACATGAAGTTATTTCCTATTATAACCTACGTAGAATTGACGTGGAGTTGAATAATCAAGTTCCTTCTGAACGAATACGTGGTGTTTACTCATCTTTTGATAGGCCTAACCTAGTAGTTGTAGATAAAGAAAACGGGGGTAAGGCAGATGCCTTAAATGCAGGTATTAACGTATCTAGGTTTCCCTTGTTTTGTGCTATTGATGCTGATAGCTTTATAGAAAGAAAAGCGTTGATAAAAGTTGCGAAACCATTTCTAAAATACCCAGAAACTATTGCTAGTGGAGGAATAGTTAGAATTGCTAATGGATGCAATATTGAAAATGGAAGGTTGATAAAAGCAAGCCTGCCTAAAAAAATGGTGGAAAGGTTTCAAGTTATTGAATATTTTAGGGCCTTTTTAACTAGTCGAGTGGGTTGGGAGTCGTTAAATTCACTTTTAATAATTTCTGGAGCTTTCGGACTATTTAGAAAGTCTGCTGTAATAAAAGTTGGTGGTTATAAAAAGACAATCGGTGAAGATATGGAGTTAATTTTAAGGTTGCATAAAGCATATATTAAAGAAAAGATTCCATATAAGATAAGTTTTGCCTCTGACGCTGTTTGTTGGACCCAAGCACCAGACAATTTAAAAGGGCTAAAAAGTCAACGGATACGCTGGCATAGGGGGCTAATTGACAGTATGCTAAGGCACAAAGAGATGCTATTAAACCCTAGGTATGGAAAAGTTGGTATGTTATCCATGTCATACTTTTGCTTTGTTGAAATGCTAGGACCAGTGATAGAAATTTTAGGGTATATTGTATTAGGGATGGCTATTTATTATGGAATTTTGAGCAACGTGGTGATATATATTTTTTTAATGGCATTTTTGTTTGGGGTGTTATTTTCGTATTCTGGAATATTACTTGAGCAGCTTTCTTATAAAAGATATAGAAGTATAGTCGATATATGTTCGCTGTTTTTTTATAGTTTATTTGAACAGGTAGGGTATAGACAAATAACAGTTTGGTGGAGATTTTCAGCTTTTTTAAATTTTAAAGAAGGAAGCAAGCAATGGGGAAGTATTCAAAGAAAATCATTTACAAAGGGGAGTTAG